The window GCAAAGGATGAAAAAGGAAGAAAAACAGTGGTTGATTTGGTGAAGGGCAAAATAAATGTAAGAGTATTTCCTGTGGGGAGGCTTGATTTTGACACAACTGGCTTGATTCTTCTTACAAATGATGGCGAGTTTGCATACAAAGTCACACATCCAAAACACGATATTGAAAAGACCTATATAGCCTTAATCAGGGGCATTCCTTCTAAGGAAGAAATAGAAAGATTTGAAAAAGGTCTTTTGATAGATGGGAAAATGACTGCACCTGCCAAATTTAAGATTTTAAAGCTTATAAATGGTAATGCTCTGGTTGAGATAAAAATCCATGAGGGAAGGAACAGGCAGATAAGAAAAATGTGTGACCAAATTGGTCATAAGGTTTTGAAACTAAAAAGAGTTGCAATAGGCAAACTCCAGCTTGGAAAGCTAAAAGAAGGGGAGTTTGTTTTCTTAGATAGAGAAACAGCAAACAAGGTGTTTGAAAAATGAAAATTAAAAAACTGAAAGGAGAGTGCTAAATTGACTGATGAGAGATTAAAACTCCTTGCAAAAAACCTTATTGAGTATTCGGTTGAATTAAAAGAAGGCGAGAACATTTTAATTGAGCTTATTGGACAGGAGATTGAACTTGCAAAAGAACTTGTAAAACTTTCATATTCAAAAGGTGCAAAACCATTTTTGTGGCTAAAACATCCTACATTGCTCAGAACTCTTCTTTTGAATGCAACAGAAGAGCAGATAGAAATGATCGCTCAAAATGAAAGAGATCTTATGGAAAAAATGGATGCATATATAGGTATTAGATCTTCACCAAATCCATTTGAACTTTCTGATGTCCCAGACGAGAAGATGAATCTGTATCAAAGAATATGGTTTCACAAAGTTCACGGAGAGGTCAGAGTTCCAAAGACGAAGTGGTGCATATTAAGATACCCCAACTATTCAATGGCACAACAGGCAAAGATGAGTTTGGAAGAGTTTGAAGATTTTTATTTTAA is drawn from Caldicellulosiruptor diazotrophicus and contains these coding sequences:
- a CDS encoding pseudouridine synthase; protein product: MGELVRLQKFMAQCGVASRRKCEEIILQGRVKVNGKLVNQLGFKVDPEKDVVEVDGKRITLQMQKVYIMLNKPFGVISSAKDEKGRKTVVDLVKGKINVRVFPVGRLDFDTTGLILLTNDGEFAYKVTHPKHDIEKTYIALIRGIPSKEEIERFEKGLLIDGKMTAPAKFKILKLINGNALVEIKIHEGRNRQIRKMCDQIGHKVLKLKRVAIGKLQLGKLKEGEFVFLDRETANKVFEK